In the Gossypium arboreum isolate Shixiya-1 chromosome 10, ASM2569848v2, whole genome shotgun sequence genome, one interval contains:
- the LOC128282201 gene encoding cucumisin-like: MAAQTSPLAWLSLISFTLAMLICCCHGSSDNRQVYIVYMGNLPKGEVSISSLHTNMLQQVPPSNIVESDVLLYSYHRSFNGFAAKLTKDEEEKLKVTLGLISFFRKRWLHTSRSWDFMGFNRKVKRTVFESDIIIGMLDTGIWPESQSFNDTEFGAIPAKWKATCQTSANFTCNRKIIGAKWRIDLEAERTTKSLEFFCGCWLLSEPPPTEWMKFNVDGVVLEEVVGRGGV, encoded by the exons ATGGCTGCCCAAACCTCCCCTTTGGCATGGCTTTCGCTTATCAGCTTCACTCTTGCTATGCTTATTTGCTGCTGCCATGGTTCCTCTGATAACAGACAGGTTTACATTGTTTATATGGGGAACCTGCCAAAGGGTGAGGTTTCAATTTCAAGCCTTCACACTAATATGCTTCAACAAGTTCCTCCCAg CAATATTGTTGAATCAGATGTCTTGCTCTACAGCTACCACAGGAGTTTCAATGGCTTTGCTGCCAAATTGACCAAAGATGAAGAAGAAAAACTGAAAG TAACTTTGGGTTTAATTTCTTTTTTCAGAAAAAGATGG CTTCACACATCAAGGTCATGGGACTTTATGGGATTCAACAGAAAAGTCAAAAGAACTGTCTTCGAAAGTGACATCATCATCGGGATGCTTGACACCGGGATTTGGCCGGAATCTCAAAGCTTTAATGACACCGAATTCGGTGCAATTCCAGCAAAATGGAAAGCCACTTGCCAAACCTCAGCCAATTTCACTTGCAACAG GAAAATAATTGGAGCTAAGTGGAGGATT GATTTGGAAGCTGAACGTACCACCAAAAGTTTGGAATTTTTCTGTGGATGTTGGTTACTAAGC GAGCCACCTCCAACTGAGTGGATGAAATTCAATGTGGATGGTGTTGTTTTAGAGGAGGTTGTAGGGCGTGGTGGAGTTTAG